From one Amaranthus tricolor cultivar Red isolate AtriRed21 chromosome 17, ASM2621246v1, whole genome shotgun sequence genomic stretch:
- the LOC130803933 gene encoding endoribonuclease YBEY, chloroplastic has product MARAMTMASAISLSLKPISPKVRFLSFSPSHSIVNSSLKLSSIYGFWVGKHFASGGEWRVFRGPELTVSCVSGVGFGGGERGYRQSRRKAFNKKKVKELELSVKILIEEGLPNDPEISSISEMLRLNAPMAMKLAFDGLKNSEYKTRDNTIYDVSGYETIELSLLLCNDEFMRSLNKEWRNEDHATDVLSMSQHIPELKLPILMLGDIVISVETAARQAEERGHTLLDEIRILLIHGLLHLLGFDHELSEEAEEEMEREEELLLQNLGWKEKGLIKSACDAENNGHLRIKDLDDRKKEGSLRFYRPKFKYIFCDMDGTLLNSKSQISSANANAIKEALSRGVQVVIATGKTRTGAIDVLKTVDLVGRNGIVSESSPGVFIQGLLVYGIQGREIFKRNLDPNFCRQVFSYSLEHEIPLVAFCGDRCLTLFDHPLVNSLHDVYCEPKADVMHSIEDLLAAAEVQKLIFLDTAERVAKTIRPYWSEATGDHASVVQAVPDILEIVPRGTSKGNGVKLLLDHLGVTPNEIMAIGDGENDIEMLKLVNLGVALSNGSEKTKAIADMIGLSNDEDGVADAIYRYAF; this is encoded by the exons ATGGCGCGCGCCATGACCATGGCCAGCGCCATCTCTCTTTCCTTGAAACCCATATCGCCAAAAGTCCGTTTCCTCTCCTTTTCACCATCCCATTCCATAGTTAACTCTTCTCTCAAGCTTTCATCGATTTATGGTTTCTGGGTCGGAAAGCATTTTGCTAGTGGGGGAGAATGGAGGGTTTTCCGTGGTCCTGAATTGACGGTTTCTTGTGTTAGTGGAGTTGGGTTTGGTGGAGGAGAAAGAGGGTATAGGCAATCAAGGCGAAAAGCTTTCaataaaaagaaagttaaaGAATTGGAACTCAGTGTTAAGATTCTTATTGAAGAGGGTTTGCCTAATGACCCTGAAATTTCG AGTATTTCTGAAATGCTCCGGTTGAATGCGCCAATGGCAATGAAATTGGCATTTGATGGATTGAAGAATTCAGAGTATAAAACTAGAGATAACACAATATATGATGTTTCTGGGTATGAAACCATTGAGTTGTCATTACTTCTGTGTAATGATGAGTTCATGAGAAGTCTTAATAAAGAATGGAGGAATGAAGACCATGCCACTGATGTTCTCTCGATGTCCCAACATATCCCAGAACTGAAATTACCTATT CTTATGTTAGGTGATATTGTGATCTCTGTCGAGACAGCTGCTAGACAAGCAGAAGAACGTGGCCATACTCTTCTCGATGAGATTCGCATTCTTTTA ATTCATGGCCTATTGCATCTATTGGGTTTTGATCATGAGCTAAGTGAAGAAGCCGAGGAAGAAATGGAGAGAGAGGAAGAACTACTTTTGCAGAATCTTGGTTGGAAAGAAAAAGGGTTGATAAAGAGTGCATGTGATGCCGAAAACAATGGTCATCTTCGTATTAAAGATCTTGATG ACAGGAAGAAAGAAGGTAGTCTTCGCTTCTATAGACCGAAGTTCAAATATATCTTTTGTGACATGGATG GTACTTTGCTGAATAGCAAGAGTCAAATTTCTTCTGCAAATGCAAATGCTATTAAAGAGGCCCTGTCAAGAGGTGTCCAAGTGGTCATCGCCACGGGAAAA ACTCGTACTGGTGCCATTGATGTATTGAAGACTGTTGATTTAGTTGGAAGGAACGGGATTGTCTCCGAATCATCCCCAGGTGTTTTCATACAG GGATTGCTTGTTTATGGGATACAAGGCCGGGAAATTTTCAAAAGGAATTTGGACCCGAACTTTTGCAGGCAG gtCTTCTCTTACTCTTTGGAGCACGAAatccctcttgttgcattctgTGGTGACCGTTGCTTAACATTGTTTGATCATCCTCTTGTAAACTCACTCCATGATGTGTATTGTGAACCTAAG GCAGATGTTATGCATTCAATTGAGGACTTATTGGCCGCTGCTGAAGTTCAG AAATTAATCTTTTTAGATACTGCTGAAAGAGTGGCAAAAACCATCAGGCCTTATTGGTCAGAAGCAACAGGAGATCATGCTAGTGTTGTTCAAGCTGTTCCAGACATACTCGAAATTGTCCCCCGTGGGACTTCTAAAGGAAATGGTGTAAAATTGCTGCTTGATCATTTGGGAGTTACTCCAAATGAG ATAATGGCAATCGGTGACGGAGAAAATGACATTGAAATGCTGAAGTTAGTGAATCTTGGAGTTGCTCTCAGTAATGGATCAGAGAAGACGAAAGCGATTGCTGACATGATTGGTCTTAGCAACGATGAAGATGGAGTGGCTGATGCTATTTACCGTTATGCATTTTGA
- the LOC130803783 gene encoding uncharacterized protein LOC130803783, translated as MASNDEDEVEGAWYFGSNAYHSQSSSSSDEEPQEIDAQQIEQQDQRKTRLTNELRHLILHEMLSLKVSDSLPHGTFVRIANKYGYTPRSIRNLWKRAIETKEENKPYVVDSKYKNCGRKRFQVPPNVLESKPMGEHANKARRVEWILSLIQEDTIHHHLMYKGMYDFIHIDEKWFYLTKKTQRVYLAHKENIPYRAGKSSKFIPKAMFLGAVARPRWNQYGQCTFDGKIGIFPFISRVAAQRNSINRPRGSIEIKPTDSVTQEVYRSMLIEQLIPAILRKWPSDGPSIIFIQQDNARVHITNDDPIWQQNNRQGGLTFILTQQPPNSLDCNILDLGFFRSIQSLMHKKMPKNMNELIKAVEDAFEELHPKTLTNPHLGKKVQEDNGRLRIQVRVPSQLVRECVRFLNPSSNQQGTQTENEDVAQHNQQILEAYDEAVEESQR; from the exons ATGGCTTCAAACGATGAAGATGAGGTAGAGGGGGCTTGGTATTTTGGATCAAATGCATACCATTCACAGTCAAGCTCCAGTTCTGACGAGGAACCACAAGAAATTGAtgcacaacaaatagaacagcAAGATCAACGTAAAACAAGGCTTACGAACGAGTTGAGGCATCTCATTTTACATGAAATGTTGTCACTTAAAGTAAGTGACTCACTCCCACATGGTACATTCGTACGAATAGCAAACAAATACGGTTACACACCAAGATCAATTCGAAACTTATGGAAACGTGCAATTGAAACCAAAGAAGAAAACAAGCCTTATGTTGTCGATTCAAAGTACAAGAATTGTGGAAGAAAAAGATTTCAAGTGCCACCAAACGTACTTGAATCAAAACCAATGGGTGAAC ATGCAAACAAGGCAAGAAGGGTTGAGTGGATTTTAAGTCTCATTCAAGAAGatacaattcatcatcatctaaTGTATAAAGGTATGTATGACTTCATACATATTGatgaaaaatggttttacttaacCAAGAAGACACAAAGAGTTTATCTAGCACACAAAGAAAATATTCCATATAGGGCGGGAAAGTcatcaaaattcattccaaaagCCATGTTTTTAGGGGCGGTTGCAAGGCCTAGATGGAATCAATATGGCCAATGCACATTTGATGGGAAAATCGGAATTTTCCCTTTCATAAGTAGGGTTgcagcacaaagaaattcaattAACCGTCCAAGGGGGTCTATAGAAATTAAACCAACTGACTCGGTTACTCAAGAAGTTTATAGGAGCATGCTCATTGAACAATTAATTCCAgcaattcttagaaaatggccAAGTGATGGTCCATCGATAATTTTCATccaacaagataatgcaagggTTCACATAACAAATGATGATCCAATTTGGCAACAAAACAACAGGCAAGGGGGCTTAACATTCATTCTAACTCAACAACCACCAAATAGTCTCGATTGTAATATTCtagatttgggtttttttaggaGCATACAATCACTTATGCATAAGAAAATGCCAAAGAACATGAATGAGTTAATAAAAGCAGTGGAAGATGCATTCGAAGAGTTACATCCAAAGACTTTAACCAAT CCACACCTAGGGAAGAAAGTTCAAGAAGACAATGGAAGGTTACGAATACAAGTGCGAGTACCATCACAATTGGTTAGGGAATGTGTACGTTTCCTTAACCCAAGCTCAAATCAGCAAGGCACACAAACAGAAAATGAAGATGTTGCACAACATAATCAACAAatacttgaagcatatgatgaagCAGTGGAAGAATCTCAAAGATGA